A segment of the Rhizobium sp. ZPR4 genome:
CATCGGCCCCGATGGCAGCCCGCTGACGATAGCAGACCTTCCGCCGCCGAATACGCGCCGCTGGGTCATTCGTCGTAAAGCTGAGGTTGTCGCCGCCGTGCGTGGTGGTCTGCTCAGCTTGGAAGAAGCCTGCGAACGTTATACGTTGACCGTCGAAGAGTTCCTCTCCTGGCAGTCGTCCATCAATACCCATGGCCTGGCTGGCCTCCGGACGACCCGCATACAGCAGTATCGCCACTGACAGCAGCGACAGCACCACCTTAATTCGACTTTGTGTTCGGGCCTCTTTTCTAAAAAGAGGCCCGAATTATTTGGAGCAGCGCATCTCGAAGATGCGATGTCACATTCCGACGACGTTTCAAGAATGGACTTATTGGTGCAGGCCCAGAAGCAGGGGCGTTCTCAGCGCCCAGTCGCCTAGCAGCTTGGCCGGTCCGTATTTCTGGCACCAGCTTAAACGGAGACGATCCGTTAACAATCTCGGCGGTTGGCAGACGTCGAAGCACATGCAATCCTTGTTGCATCAGACGCGACAAGGGAGAAAATCATGGATATCCGCAACGAAAACAACGCATCCGGCGGCCGTTACGTCGCAATGGTCGAGGGCCACGAGGCGGAGATGACCTTTTCCCGCACATCCCCGAAGCTGATCATTATCGATCATACCGGCGTGCCGGACGCCTTGCGCGGCAAGGGGGTTGGCCAGGCGCTGGCGCTTCACGCCGTCGAGGAGGCGCGGCATGGCGGCTGGAAGATCATCCCGCTCTGCCCCTTCTTCAAGGCCCAAGCGCAACGTCATGATGACTGGCGCGACGTCGTCAATATCTAGCATCGACAGGACAGAGCGCTTTCGCGCAGCTCACCGACACGAATCGGGCACAGCAATCCGTCCACTCGGTCGGATTGATCTTCGAAAACGCAAAAGCTGCGCATGGCCGGCCCCGTCACGGCCAGTCATGCGCAGCTTTCATGCGCTTCCATCATACCCCTCGCATTCCGAAGATGGACCCCGTACCGGAACGCAATAATGCTTGATCCGAAGGAGGAGACGGAATTGCGATCTCAGGCGCGGGCCCGTGCCGGACCCAAACCATCACGCTCTTCGAGCGCAGCGGCCTTGGCATATTCGGCCTGCATTTCCTCGAGCGAATTTTCCAGCGCTTCTTCCTGAACCTGCAGCTCCCGGATCGACACCTGCAGATTGTCCGCACGCTGGCGGGCAGCCTTGGCAAAGGTCGGGTAGGCAAAGTGGCTCGGATCGGAAATGCCGGACTTCTTCTCTTCGACGACGATCTGGCTTTCCAGTTCCTTCGTCATGCGGTCAAACTCCGCCATCATCATCTGCAGTTGCTGCAGCTGACGGCGTTTTTCGTTCACCTGAAACTCTTTCAGGCGAACAAGGCTCTCACGTGACTTCATACGCATTACTCCCGTGATGCGAGACCCCGGCTCTCGATATTCGCGCCCGCCGAACCGCTTTGAGACGGCTTGGTTAAAAAAATTTCCAGCGATCTTAATAAAAGCCTACCGCTGGTAACCTTTCGTTTACGGGCATCGTTAATGATAGGCGCAATGATTTAAGGCTCGGTAAATGTTGTGGTCGGAATTCGGCATATCGGCATTGGTGAGTCGGATGAATCACTTGGCGTTGGTTGTTAATGCAATACTTTAGGAGTCGATTTTACTGATTGTCGTTGGAAAACAGTGCAATGGAAAAATTATTTAATAAATTCGATACGACTTGCCAGAGTGAATCAGAATTTGTTAACCATTACATGGCAGCTTCCAAATCAAGCAGTGATTTGATCGGTATCGCGTTAAGGGGCTGACGACCTTTCGGCGGCGGTAAAGGGGACAATTATGCGGGTTCTACTCATTGAAGACGATAGCGCGACAGCGCAGAGCATCGAGCTGATGCTCAAATCCGAAAGTTTCAACGTCTACACCACCGATCTCGGTGAAGAAGGCGTCGATCTCGGAAAGCTCTACGATTACGACATCATCCTTCTCGATCTCAATCTTCCCGATATGTCTGGCTACGAAGTGCTGCGCACTCTGCGCCTTTCGAAGGTCAAGACGCCGATCCTCATCCTCTCCGGCATGGCCGGCATCGAGGACAAGGTTCGCGGCCTCGGCTTCGGCGCCGACGACTATATGACCAAGCCTTTCCATAAGGATGAGCTGGTCGCCCGTATTCATGCCATCGTCCGCCGTTCCAAGGGCCATGCCCAGTCTGTCATCATGACCGGCGAACTCATCGTCAACCTCGACGCCAAGACCGTCGAAGTCGGCGGCCAGCGCGTGCATCTGACCGGCAAGGAATATCAGATGCTGGAGCTGCTCTCGCTGCGCAAGGGCACGACGCTCACCAAGGAAATGTTCCTCAACCATCTCTATGGCGGCATGGACGAGCCGGAACTGAAGATCATCGACGTCTTCATCTGCAAACTCCGCAAGAAGCTGGCAAATGCTGCCGGCGGCGCCAACTACATCGAAACCGTCTGGGGTCGCGGCTACGTGCTGCGCGAGCCCGATAGCAACGATTTCGCCGAAAGCGCCTGAGCCGCCTCCCCGTCTTTACCGCCGGCATACAGAAATCCCGCCTCTTGAGGCGGGATTTTTTATTGGCCTCAAAATGAAGCGCAAAATAATAGCCGCCTCGAAAGGGCGGCTATCCTCGTCCGATATGTCTCGCTGAAATCAGGCGGCCGCGGCGCGATTTCCGAAGATGGCGGTCAGGATCTTGCGATCGAAGGGCTTCAGCAGAAAATCCGTGGCGCCCGCGCGTTTTCCGGCCATCAGCTTGCGAAGATCGGCCTCGACAACGCAATAATAGATCTTCACGTTCTTGCCATTCGGCATGGCGCGAATGCTGGTGATGAGCTCGAGCGCCCCTTCCATGCCGGCATCGACGATCAGATAGTCCGGAATTTCGGCCTGGCAGCGCATCAACGCTTCGCGGGCGTCGCCGGCTTCGCTCACGAGAAAATCCAGCTCGGACAGGATCCGTTTGCCGACCTTGCGTACGACATCCGATGTATCCGTTATCATGAACCGCTGCATGTGTGAGCTCCCTGGCATCAGCCGTCATCCTCCGACGTCGGCTTCAAATTGAAACGATAGGAGCAGCAAGCTAAGGATTCGTTACCGCTACATTATCAATTGAGCGGACAACCCCAAGATTGCACCGAATTTTCGATACACGAAAAAATAAACCCGCAGCCGACGGTCGACTGCGGGCAAGAATGCGAGCGGATCGATTCGCTTATTGAGCAGCTTGAGCAGCCATGCTCGCCACGAAAGTCAGTTCTTCCGGCGTCGCGGTATAGGAAAGCTCCATGCCGCTCTCGTCGGCCAGAAGCACCGTGTAGTAAGGCTGGATCGAATGAGCGTCGACGGCTTCCTCCAGCGTGCCGGAGCAAATCTCGGCGAATTTCGGCGGTATACGCATCAGCCGCCCCTTGGCGGTGATCGTGAACTTCGCATCGAATTCCGGATTTTCGAGCGTCACTTCGATATTGCCGCCGCGCGGGATGGCGCCATAAGCAACGAGGAAGAGATTGAGCAGCAGCTTCACGCGGTTCTTGGCGATGATGGCGCGCGGCCCAACCCAGCTGACCTCGGTCTTCTTTTCGGCCGCGGCGAAATCCTTGGCAGCACGTTCCGCTTCGCCGGTGTCGATCGAAGCACCGACCGAACCGGATGCGCCGAAAGCAAGGCGCGCGAATTTCAGGCGGACGGAAGCGTTGAGCGCACTCGTGCGGATCAAGTCCATCGCGTCGGCATCGGCACCACCCTCGTCGAGCAGCTCCAGGCCATTATTGATCGCCCCGACCGGCGAGATCACGTCATGGCAGACGCGGCTGCACAGCAGCGCGGCCAGATCCGGACCGGTCAGAGTGAGATTGGGATTTTTCGACATTCATTGTCTCCTGAATGCTGACAGGGCAAAGCGAGTAGTTCCACCTTGCCACGGTAAGGTTGCCCGAGGGTTTCGCAGCCAGTGTACCGCGCGCCATAATGACACCATATTTGGTAAACCGATTGTTAAGACCATCGACGCAAAATGCATTCATCACCATCAGACTTTTTCGCACGCGATTCGGACTGCGATAGATGGGCGGAATGGTCTGAAAATGGGGATGTGCCATGCTTGACGCATTCAAGGCGAATGCGTCGATCGCTCATCTCTGTTGCACCGACCATGATGAACGGATGACTTTCATGCGCTATGAACTCCTCAAGAGAATGCCAAGCCCCGGCACCAGGACGCTCGGCCTCGGCCTGATCCTGGCCATTGTCGCATTCGTGAGCTTCGCCTTGCCGGTCCGTCAGGCCTCTGCCGCGCCCACCAATCAATATTCGGCGCAGGAAATCGTCGATGCCGGCCACTCCTTCTTCGGCTCCACCAGCGGCGGCCTTGCCAAGGTGATCGAGCGGGCGTTCCAGCAATATGGCCTGCCGAACGGCTATATCCTCGGCCAGGAAGGCTCCGGCGCGTTCCTGGCAGGCCTGACCTATGGCGAAGGTCAGCTCAACACCAAGAATGCCGGCGAGCATCCGCTCTACTGGCAGGGACCTTCGCTGGGCTTCGACTACGGTGGCCAGGGCACCCGCGTCATGATGCTGGTCTATGATCTGCCGAGCATCAACAGCGTCTATACCCGCTTCGGCGGCGTCAGTGGCCAGGCCTTCGTGGTCGCAGGCTTCGGCATGACGGTCCTGAAGAACAACAACATCGTGCTCGTTCCGATCCGCACCGGCCTCGGCGCACGCCTCGGCATCAACATGGGTTATCTGAAGGTCACGCCGAACCCGACCTGGAATCCCTTCTGATCCTGCTGATTATATCGTCTCCCAAGCAGCGCAGACTTGGCCCGCCGGATCGCGGGCCTTTTCTTTCCGTAAATTCGTCTCCCCGCCGATAAACCATATCCGCGTTAAACGCTTGCCCGCATGGCTAACCCATGATTAATCATTTCACCAAGATCGAACATAACTCCAGGATACTGGCTGCGCCGTGATTCAATTTGCTCTCTTGTTCGGATTGGGCTTTCTGACGGCCGCTCTACTGGTCTTTCTCATCGCGCCGGCAATCCATCGTCGCATCGTCTGGTTCACTGAGAAACGCCTGAAGGCGACCATGCCCTTGAGCCCGCAGGAAGTGCGTGCGCAGAAAGACATGGCGCGTGCCCTCTTCGCCGCCGAAAACGCCCGGACCGAACATGCCCTGACGCAGGAGCGCGACAAGACCGTCGCGCTGCAGATCCAGAACGGCAAGCTTCAGCAGGAAGCGAGCCGGCTCTCAGCTGGAGGCGCGGAGCTGCAGACGCGCATCGACGATCTGGAGGTGGAAGCGGGCGAACTGCGCTCACGCCTGCGCCATGAAGAAAGTTATATCAGCCAGCTGAAATCGAGCATCCATACCGCCGAGCAGGCCAGCGCCGAGAAGGAAGCCGATATCGACGGCTTGCGCAAACGGATGACGAAAATGGGCGCCGACGCCGACAATCTCAGGATCGATCTCGCAACGCGCGAAACCGAGATTGAGAGCCTGAAGCTGCGCATCAACACGTTGCGGGACGAGCGGGATACGCTGCGCCAGGATCTGAACGCGACAAGCCTGCGCGCCGCCGATGCCGAACAATCGCTGCGGCAGGAAAACGACAAGAACAAGCGGCTCGAGGAACGCCTTAACCGCGAGATCGCCGGCAGTGCCGATAAGGAAACCGCGATCGAACGCCACGCCCAGGATGTCGTTCGCCTCAGGGAGCGGCTGGAGGCCGCTGTCAAGGAATCGAAAGAAGCCGGCAAGGCTCTGCGTGCCGCCGGCCTGACGCCGCCGAAAAAGCCGGCAAGAACGCCGAAGCTTGCTGCCGCATCGATAATTGCGGGCAGCGCTGATGAGCAAGGGGCCATAGCCGAGCCGGCGCAGGCGGCGGAACCGGAACGAACAGTGGAAGACGAAATCGCTCAAATGACGGAAGAGGTTCGCAATCGGGCAGCAGCCCTGTCGGACCGCCTGCTGAAGGCCCGTACGCCAGCGCAAGACGATGCCATGCGCGAGGAGATCGCCAAGATCGCCGCCAACATGGTGGCGCTGACGGCGCTCAAGGAAGGAGACGGCTCGCCGATCTTCGGTCTGCTGCCGAAGGATCGAAATCCCGCTGAACCGGGCGCACGCATCAGCCTTGCCGACCGCGTCGTCGCCATACTGCCGAAGCATCCCTAGGCGCTGAGGTTCAACCTGCTCAGATGCGCCCGTTTTTCACGGCCATCTCGAAAAGGGCGATGCCGCTCGCCGTCGCGACATTGAGGCTGTCCAATCCCGGCGCCTGCGGAATCCGCACACTGCCGAAAGCGGAGAGAATGCTTTCGGGCAGGCCATCCCCTTCCGTACCGACCACGAGCGCCATGCGCTCTGAAGCCGGCACATCGCGAATGTCGACTCTCCCCCGCGGCGACAGGCTCCAGATCGCAAAGCCGCGCTGGGCAAGCGCCGCAAGCAGCTGGACGCCGCTTGATTGCCGGCGATAGGGCACGGTCAGGATCGAACCGACCGAAACCCGCAGCGCCTTGCGATAAAGCGGATCGCAGCAGCTTTCGTCCAGCAGCACTGCAGCCGCACCGAAGGCCGCTGCATTGCGGAACATCGAGCCCATATTGTCGTGATTGGAAATGCCGCAGCCGGCGAGCACCAGCGCTTGCTGCGGGAGACGGTCGAGAAGGCTGCTCACCCCGTCTTCTGCTGTTCTGCGCCCCAAGGCCAGAACACCGCGATGGAGATGGAAGCCGACAATGCCATCGAGCACCTCGGCGTCGGCGACATAGATCGGGACATCCGATGGGAAAGTGTCGATAATGTCACTCAAGCCGGCAACCCGGTTTTTGAGCAGCAGCACTTTCTCAGCAACGAAATCCCCAGCCGCCGCATGCGCGCCGGCCAGAAGCCGCAGCACGACGGTCCCTTCCGCTATGAAGCGGCTGTCGCGGCCCGTAAGATCGCGTTCGCGGATATCCCGGAACTCGGCGATGCGCGGATCGTCGGGATGTGTGATCTCGATGAGCCGCGCGCTCGTCATCGTCGGGCCGTCAGTTCGACAGCGATATGGTCGACACGATGCGGCCGACGCTGTAGTCGAAGACGATCGCCTGGCGCTGGCCGCTGGCAAGCGTACCGTAGAACAACACCTGATTGCCCGACAGCGCCGTGGACTGGACAGTAAAGCCAGCCGGCAGCAGAGCCGTGACGGCAACAGGAGCATCGGAGGGGATGCCGGAAGCCGCCTGCCCTGCGGGCTTGGTCGCCGGCTTCATCGTCTTGTAGACAACGGCGCCGAAGACAGCCATAAGGCTCACCACCATGACAGCCGCAGAGACGATCTGCAGGCGGATCATCTTGCGTCGGACTTTCTCCAGGGCCGGATCGAGGGGCTTTTCCTCTTGATCGTCTGGCTCGAGATTCGTCATCGATGCGTCCTTGCTTCCTGAAGAGCGCTTTGTGCGCCGGAGAAATATGTTTGAGCGACCCCTTTAAAGAAGCCGCGAGCAATAGAAAAGTCCTAACCGCCGATGAAACTGCCGAAGGACGGCTCGATTCATGGCTGACGGCCGAGATTGGCGAGGAATTTTCCCGCAGCCGCGTGCAGGGCCTCATCAAGGACGGCGCCGTCACACTCAACGGCACCCCGGTGACGGATGCCAAGCGCAAGGTGCGTCCCGGCGACGTCTATGAGATCACCCTGCCCGAGCCGGAAGATCCGACGCCACAAGGCGAGGATATTCCTCTCGACGTGCTTTACGAGGACGAGGACGTCATCGTCATCTCCAAGCCCGCCGGACTGGTCGTTCATCCCGCCGCCGGCAATTGGACGGGCACGCTGGTCAATGCGTTGATCCACCATTGCGGCGACAGCCTTTCCGGCATCGGTGGCGTACGCCGGCCGGGGATCGTTCACCGTCTGGACAAGGATACGACCGGCGTCATGGTCGTCGCCAAGAACGATGTCGCCCACCGGCATCTCTCGCAGCAATTTGCCGATCATGGCCGCACGAGCTCGCTCGAGCGTGCCTATCAGGCAATCGTCTGGGGTCGCCCCCGTCAGCTCGTCGGCACGATCGACGCGCCTCTCGGTCGCTCGAGCAGCGACCGCACGCGTCGCGCGGTGAAGCGCCCGGATTCAAACGATGCCGATGAAGCCATCACGCACTACGAGGTGCTTGAGCGCTTTCACGAAGGACAGGACGCGATCGCGCTTGCCTCGCTGATCGAATGTCACCTCGAAACCGGCCGCACGCACCAGATCCGCGTGCACATGGCCCATATCGGCCACCCGCTGCTCGGCGACGCCGTCTATGGCGGCGGCTTCAAGACCAAGGCCAATCTCCTGCCGGACGCTGCAAAGCAGGCCGTCCATCGCTTCACGCGCCAGGCGCTCCATGCCTACATGCTGCAATTCGAACATCCGCGCACCGGCGAGGTCATGCATTTCGAGGCACCGCTGCCTGATGATATGGAAGAGCTGGTTGAGACGCTTAGAGGGAATAGCTAATAGGCTTTGCAGCGTCGTGGCTGGACGGCCGCAGCCTATCGCCTTATAATAACAACTATGAAGGACCGAAGTCCGAGCGCCTGTGCTGACCGGAAACGCGACCGCGTTTGGGAGGTCGATGTGGTCATGCCACGTGGCATCGGACTATTCGGGAGGATAACCCCAAGGGCGATGTCACGGCGAGACCTGCGGTCACGCTGCTATAACACTTGCGTGACCACCTCCTTGAATCACCGTTTCGCCGTACTTATCTTTACATTGGTTCAGTGCGGGGTCCCCGGACCCGTACGCCTTGGTCCGCTTCGCAGAAGGCGCGCAAAATACGCCCCCAGAAGGAACCAAATCTCGAATAGGAGGGTGCACAATCATGGCCCGTAATACCTTACCGTCCATCGCAGCCGGAGAAGCCGGCCTCAATCGTTATCTCGACGAGATCCGCAAGTTCCCGATGCTGGAACCGCAGGAAGAGTACATGCTCGCCAAGCGCTATGCGGAACATGCCGACCGTCAGGCTGCGCATAAGCTCGTCACCAGCCATCTGCGCCTCGTGGCGAAGATCGCCATGGGCTATCGCGGCTATGGCCTGCCGATCGGCGAAGTCGTGTCGGAAGGTAATGTCGGCCTGATGCAGGCCGTCAAGAAGTTCGACCCGGAACGCGGCTTCCGTTTAGCAACATACGCCATGTGGTGGATCAAGGCCTCGATCCAGGAATATATCCTGCGCTCGTGGTCGCTGGTGAAGATGGGCACGACGGCCAACCAGAAGCGCCTGTTCTTCAACCTGCGCCGCCTGAAGGGCCGCATACAGGCCATCGACGACGGTGACCTGAAGCCGGAACACGTCACCGAGATCGCCACCAAGCTGAACGTCTCCGAGGAGGAAGTCGTTTCGATGAACCGCCGCCTGTCCGGCGACGCTTCGCTGAACGCACCGATCAAGGCTTCCGAAGGTGATTCCGGCCAGTGGCAGGATTGGCTTGTCGATGACCACGACAGCCAGGAAGACGTGCTGATCGAACAGGACGAGCTCGACACGCGCCGCCGCATGCTGGCGCGCGCCATGGGTGTCCTGAACGACCGTGAACGCCGCATCTTCGAGGCACGCCGCCTTGCCGAAGAACCGGTGACGCTGGAGGACCTGTCGTCCGAGTTCGACATCAGCCGCGAACGCGTGCGCCAGATCGAGGTTCGCGCCTTCGAAAAGGTGCAGGAAGCCGTCCAGAAGGATGCGCTGGAACGCGCCAAGGCACTGCGCGTTGTCGAAGCGACTGCGTAACGTTTCCTTCACAAAAGATTTTGACCGATAAAAGAAAGGCGGGCCGAAAGCCCGCCTTTTCCATATCCATTGATGTCCGGTTGGCTTACTGGCCGCTCGACGCGACGCCGCCAAGCGCCTGCCACTCCGAAATCGCCTTGTTGAAGGCATCCGTGCCGGTCGGCCCCTTTTCCATGGTCAGCAAGGCGCGACGGCCGTTGCGATAGACGACCGGGATATCAATCCAGTTGCGATTCTTCAAAAGATCGAGATTGGTCTTGCGCGCATCCGGGAAATCGTTGAGCGCCACCATGTAGACATCGTCAGTCACCTTGGCCGGAACCGCGATCAACGCATCGCCGCGATCCTGCTCGGTCGCCTTCAATGCTACGCGCTGAACGTTATCGATCGCGCCACCTTCGAAATTCGGCGGCACCTGGAAGGCAAGCTCGATCAGATGGCTGGCGGGCAACGAGGAGTCCGAATTCCGCGAGACCGTGATCGTCGCCGTCAGGCCACGATCCGGGACGGTGATAAGACCCTGCACCGAAGGCTCCGGCCGGCCGTCAGGCCCCTTGCCTTCCTGAAGCGACCAGGTGACCGTGCCCTGGAAAGCCGTGGGCGACGTCTGTCCGAGGCGCTCCTCATAGAGGAAAACTTTCTGCCCGTCGGTCGCCGGAGCCGCCTGCTGTGTCACGGGTGGCGGTTGGTTGGCGGCGGATTGTTGCTGCTGGTTGGCAGCGGGTGCCTGCTGATCCGTCGAGGCAGATGGCGTATTCGGCGCGGCGGTGGCGGGCGTCTGAGTCTGCGGAGCGGCGGCACCGGCATTGTTGGCGGCCGGCGGCGTTGCTGTGGCAGCGGGTGCCGCAGAGGCAACGTTCTGTTCGGCTACGGACTTGCCTTCCACGACGCCGGGCT
Coding sequences within it:
- a CDS encoding RluA family pseudouridine synthase; translation: MSDPFKEAASNRKVLTADETAEGRLDSWLTAEIGEEFSRSRVQGLIKDGAVTLNGTPVTDAKRKVRPGDVYEITLPEPEDPTPQGEDIPLDVLYEDEDVIVISKPAGLVVHPAAGNWTGTLVNALIHHCGDSLSGIGGVRRPGIVHRLDKDTTGVMVVAKNDVAHRHLSQQFADHGRTSSLERAYQAIVWGRPRQLVGTIDAPLGRSSSDRTRRAVKRPDSNDADEAITHYEVLERFHEGQDAIALASLIECHLETGRTHQIRVHMAHIGHPLLGDAVYGGGFKTKANLLPDAAKQAVHRFTRQALHAYMLQFEHPRTGEVMHFEAPLPDDMEELVETLRGNS
- a CDS encoding DUF1153 domain-containing protein, encoding MTEMIRPRVKYVIGPDGSPLTIADLPPPNTRRWVIRRKAEVVAAVRGGLLSLEEACERYTLTVEEFLSWQSSINTHGLAGLRTTRIQQYRH
- a CDS encoding RNA methyltransferase; translated protein: MTSARLIEITHPDDPRIAEFRDIRERDLTGRDSRFIAEGTVVLRLLAGAHAAAGDFVAEKVLLLKNRVAGLSDIIDTFPSDVPIYVADAEVLDGIVGFHLHRGVLALGRRTAEDGVSSLLDRLPQQALVLAGCGISNHDNMGSMFRNAAAFGAAAVLLDESCCDPLYRKALRVSVGSILTVPYRRQSSGVQLLAALAQRGFAIWSLSPRGRVDIRDVPASERMALVVGTEGDGLPESILSAFGSVRIPQAPGLDSLNVATASGIALFEMAVKNGRI
- the ctrA gene encoding response regulator transcription factor CtrA encodes the protein MRVLLIEDDSATAQSIELMLKSESFNVYTTDLGEEGVDLGKLYDYDIILLDLNLPDMSGYEVLRTLRLSKVKTPILILSGMAGIEDKVRGLGFGADDYMTKPFHKDELVARIHAIVRRSKGHAQSVIMTGELIVNLDAKTVEVGGQRVHLTGKEYQMLELLSLRKGTTLTKEMFLNHLYGGMDEPELKIIDVFICKLRKKLANAAGGANYIETVWGRGYVLREPDSNDFAESA
- a CDS encoding flagellar export protein FliJ — protein: MKSRESLVRLKEFQVNEKRRQLQQLQMMMAEFDRMTKELESQIVVEEKKSGISDPSHFAYPTFAKAARQRADNLQVSIRELQVQEEALENSLEEMQAEYAKAAALEERDGLGPARARA
- a CDS encoding response regulator; protein product: MQRFMITDTSDVVRKVGKRILSELDFLVSEAGDAREALMRCQAEIPDYLIVDAGMEGALELITSIRAMPNGKNVKIYYCVVEADLRKLMAGKRAGATDFLLKPFDRKILTAIFGNRAAAA
- the chpT gene encoding histidine phosphotransferase ChpT; amino-acid sequence: MSKNPNLTLTGPDLAALLCSRVCHDVISPVGAINNGLELLDEGGADADAMDLIRTSALNASVRLKFARLAFGASGSVGASIDTGEAERAAKDFAAAEKKTEVSWVGPRAIIAKNRVKLLLNLFLVAYGAIPRGGNIEVTLENPEFDAKFTITAKGRLMRIPPKFAEICSGTLEEAVDAHSIQPYYTVLLADESGMELSYTATPEELTFVASMAAQAAQ
- the rpoH gene encoding RNA polymerase sigma factor RpoH, which translates into the protein MARNTLPSIAAGEAGLNRYLDEIRKFPMLEPQEEYMLAKRYAEHADRQAAHKLVTSHLRLVAKIAMGYRGYGLPIGEVVSEGNVGLMQAVKKFDPERGFRLATYAMWWIKASIQEYILRSWSLVKMGTTANQKRLFFNLRRLKGRIQAIDDGDLKPEHVTEIATKLNVSEEEVVSMNRRLSGDASLNAPIKASEGDSGQWQDWLVDDHDSQEDVLIEQDELDTRRRMLARAMGVLNDRERRIFEARRLAEEPVTLEDLSSEFDISRERVRQIEVRAFEKVQEAVQKDALERAKALRVVEATA
- a CDS encoding EipA family protein, encoding MRYELLKRMPSPGTRTLGLGLILAIVAFVSFALPVRQASAAPTNQYSAQEIVDAGHSFFGSTSGGLAKVIERAFQQYGLPNGYILGQEGSGAFLAGLTYGEGQLNTKNAGEHPLYWQGPSLGFDYGGQGTRVMMLVYDLPSINSVYTRFGGVSGQAFVVAGFGMTVLKNNNIVLVPIRTGLGARLGINMGYLKVTPNPTWNPF
- a CDS encoding GNAT family N-acetyltransferase; the protein is MDIRNENNASGGRYVAMVEGHEAEMTFSRTSPKLIIIDHTGVPDALRGKGVGQALALHAVEEARHGGWKIIPLCPFFKAQAQRHDDWRDVVNI